The segment CGGGGCAGGATGACGCCGTTGCGATTCTACTCGCGCTTGCCTCACCGGACGAGCTTGAGGTGCTGGGGATCACCGCCGTCGCGGGCAATGTGCCGCTATCGTTGACGCAAAAGAACGCCCGCATCGTCTGTGAACTGGCCGGTCGGCCCGACGTGCCGGTTTTTGCCGGTTGCGACGCACCTATGGCACGCAAACTGGTGACGGCAGAGCATGTGCATGGCAAAACAGGCCTGGACGGTCCGTCCCTGCCCGACCCCCAAATGCCGCTGCAAGACCAGCATGCCGCCGATTTCATCATCGACACCTTGCGCGCCGAACCATCGGGTAGCGTCACGCTTTGCCCGATTGGCCCGCTCACCAACATTGCCACAGCGCTGCAAAAAGCCCCGGATATTGTCGGACGGGTCCAAGAGATCGTCTTGATGGGCGGCGCCTATTTCGAGGTGGGGAACATCACTCCGACGGCAGAATTCAACATTTACGTCGACCCAGAAGCTGCTGATATTGTATTTAAATCAGGCATCCCCCTAGTGGTCATGCCATTGGACGTCACCCACAAGGCACTGGTCACGAATGCGCGCAATCAGGCTTTCCGGGCGCTGGGGAATGCAGCAGGTGTCGCTGTCGCACAGATGACCGACTTTTTCGAACGCTTTGACCGCGAGAAATACGGCTCGGACGGGGCGCCGCTGCATGACCCTTGTGTGACCGCGTATCTGTTGAAACCCGAGTTGTTTGGCGGGCGGAACGTCAATGTCGAGATTGAAGTGACATCCCCCCTGACCCTGGGCATGACGGTT is part of the Puniceibacterium sp. IMCC21224 genome and harbors:
- a CDS encoding nucleoside hydrolase, with product MRKIIIDTDPGQDDAVAILLALASPDELEVLGITAVAGNVPLSLTQKNARIVCELAGRPDVPVFAGCDAPMARKLVTAEHVHGKTGLDGPSLPDPQMPLQDQHAADFIIDTLRAEPSGSVTLCPIGPLTNIATALQKAPDIVGRVQEIVLMGGAYFEVGNITPTAEFNIYVDPEAADIVFKSGIPLVVMPLDVTHKALVTNARNQAFRALGNAAGVAVAQMTDFFERFDREKYGSDGAPLHDPCVTAYLLKPELFGGRNVNVEIEVTSPLTLGMTVADWWGVTDRPPNAFFIRDIDSDGFFALLTERLARL